The sequence below is a genomic window from Dermacentor andersoni chromosome 6, qqDerAnde1_hic_scaffold, whole genome shotgun sequence.
AGTTCATGCAAATAATTTGTAAGCTTAAAATATTTATCACTGACAATGACAGTTTTTTTACCCCATATTAAATGGAAAAGCTTTAATCTCGGTGCTCCACCATGGGATGACACCTGTTTTCAAAGTAACTCAGTTTTTATCACAGTACAATTCTACTGTTTTGAATCCTTTCAATTTTGTCAACTAGACGTCTTTGTGGTTGATCCCAAAGAGAGACCGTATTCCAAAATCGGTCCAAGTATGCACAGTACGCAAAAAGTTGACATTTGCACGTGCAAAGTCTCCACTCACATTGGCCAACCTACAACTGCACAAGTGAATACCTCTTAATATACATCTTTAGTAACCCTTCAAAAATCAAGTCCTGCAGCTCTTGCTAAAAGTCTTTCAATACGCAACAGTGATCACAGTGCACTGACAAAGGTGCAATGCGCAAGCATATGTTGTAGGACAGGGATAGTTTGAGAGCAACTGAACAGGAAATTAAATGACATGCTTTCAATCAGCACAAAGTAGCACGATACAGTGGCACAGTGCACAGGCAACTGTCGGGAATGGCTCATGGCAATGCAGCTACCAAAAACAAGTTGCCAAAAAAAAACAGGCAGGGCTGCTGTTGAGGTGGGCACCATTATGCACTTCATTGAACAATGGGTCAAGATGTTGCCAAAATATTAACATGCACCTGTGGCGCACGCACATTTGGCAAGAGCGTTTGTGCTGTCCTTGTCTTCATTTTCTACTCATTGATATTTTCAGTGCAAGACATGGTGAACAGATATGTAAAGCTTTCACAGGCTGTATTCTAAACGAAAGTGACAACCTTGTGGAAAAGTACATGCTCTAGGTTCCGCTTTCTGCAACCAGAAGGTATCTGTTAGCTAAGAGCACACCCTTCACAGGGCACACAGAAGGCTTGTACCTCTGACGCGTGGGCACTACAAAGTACTTTGGCTAGGGGACAAATACAGAAGACATTCACAGGGgggtgacacacgacaaaggagcaTCTCCTTTTTGGCACGGGTCCCTCGTAGAAATGGAAATATCTGAACTTTTTTATGGGCCTAGAGCAGTAACTTCGTATGCAGCTCTTGAACAACAGAAAACTTGACAAACTACAACATAGCTGTATTAAAATTTTAGTGCTTGCAAAAATGATTTATACTTAGCAGTGGCGAAATTTCTGTGGCAGTGAACTTTTACTGCTGCGATACCCTTAAAGGGTCACAGCGGTTGCCATAATTATGAAATTACGATAGCCAACGCTGCACCACATTGGACTTTAGCTGCTCCGTCACTCTAGGGCTTCGTCCACatcttgcttacactaggtagtGTTATTCGCTTCATTTTAGCTTTGTCAGTGTTTGGAAGCACCTCATGTCTTTATAAAACCTCGATGTTTATTGTCCATTCTGACTGACATATCCTACAGCTTGCACACAGCTGCACAAAAGGAAAGCCCATTCACGCAATGCTCACTCTGGTTTCAGAAAGCAGAACTAGCTGGGCAAAACGAAGCCATCGCTGTGCTGCCATGTTGATGGGGCCACGTCAAACTAGGGTCTCGAAGCAGGTCGGTTTGGCCCAGGAGCACTAGGCACAAGCTGGGTGGTACAATACCAGCCCTCTGAACGAAGCCAGCCAAAGAGGATGAATTGCTAGAGAAATTTCCAACGATACTACTGGCAGAACGGTCACTCCTGTAAGATTATTTCGTTTTACTTTGCATTAACTAAATACTCTATAAGGTCAGGTTAAAGAAACAGTGCCATGTGTTTTAGGCTCCCTGAAAAGGAGAGCGGCGAAACTGACAAGCGGGTTCCCTCAGGCGCTCAACGAGGCCGTCGAATGCACCTTTGCCGTTCCTGGGCGCGCGCCGTGGCGTGGGCTTGAACTCCATCTTGGGCCTCGGGGACTTGTCCTCCGCCGCCTCGGACTGGACCCGAGCGAGCGGCGACTTGGAGAGATGCCGCGACAGCTCGAACGCGCTCTCGCCCCGGGGAAACGGGTCGCCGCTCGAGCTCGGAGGCGCCAGCAGGACACTGTTCGCATGCGCCGAGGTCGGCACCGCGGCCACCTCCGAGTCTTCCGACTCGTGACCAACGgaggcaacggcttcgtcgccgCTCGCCGCCGCTGCGCTCTCGGCTGCCGCGTTGCCGTCCATGGCCAGTCGGAGGTAGCCCGCCTTACTGGTGCTTTCTTTCAGGCGCAACATTAATGACGGGCTCTCTCTCCCCCCCACCCAACAGACAGGATTGTCGTTACACACGCGTGGTGGGAAACGCGCGCGTCGCAGGTGGAGAGGGAGGCCGAGCGCTTACCGTTACGGGGtagaaaaaaactaaacaaataaaaaagctgCTCGACGGGACTGACAGCACGGACACGTCAGCTGAAATGCAAGCGAGAGATACCGTGTTCTGTGGATACACAGCTTCAGACTGGCCAACGTCAAAATATCATCCTTTGACGTGTCAAACCCATGTGAAAACCACGAGCAGTTGGTGTGGACGGTCTCCTATTGATGCCACTAGGGCAGCTACAGATAACCTTTCGCTAAAAACGTGGTTAGGATTACTTGTAACGTGATTAAAACCGACATTGACAATAAAAGCAATTACATAAAGTAAGTTTTAATAATATTTGCCTAGATTTATTTGCGCCAGAATAAAAAGTCTCCTGGGTTTTAAACCAGAAACTTCCACACCCCCAGGGGGCCCCGGCAGTACGCGCAATATGGTACGCGACTCCGCaatgattcggcgggggcttaggcaggggGTTTATGCTGTGTACTAGAATACTTTAGCTGTACCAACGTTGGCTGTACCTACAAGGTTAAGAGGCCAAAATaaaaatacagcaaagcggactgggcttcaacctatcatttttcaaacaagggaAATTTATTGAACAGTCGTTACCAGCATAGAGGTAACTCTATGGttaccaggactgatgtatgcggatattgtattaatggctgacaatacaGAACATCTGCAGGGATTGATGAACGTATctggtacagaaggagacagattaggcttgaagtttagcaaagaaaagtcagcagtcatgatttttaatgagAACATTTGCGGCAGGCATAAGATACGGGATGCCACGCTGGAGATAGTCCATAAGTACAAGtatttgacataaaaattgtaacagtgcaaacacatgcaacaacaaagtaacaaggacgagacacaagcgctgtgtctcGCCCTTGTTACTTtatggttgcatgtgtttgcgctgttacaatttttatgtcaagtatatatgcaccaactcgcccagaaagaagttttaatgaagtacaAGTATCTTGGGGTATGGATAAATAATGGCActgagtatctgacagagtacgaaaaatatgtaacgactaaaggtaaTAGAAATGCAGTGATTATATGAAGAGtagaagagtagggcactgtggaactacaataggtacgaggcaGTGCGAGGGATgtggaagggggtaatggttccgGGCCTGATCCGGGCACAGTTGGAAACTatcgctctgggagcacatggcaagacactatcttggggtgcagggggatctgggatgaTTCCGAGGGCAGAGAGGTGAGTAGCAaggtagcatttgaggagcgattgagaaaaatgggggaaatgcggtgggctaTGAAGGTTTTCAGGTACTATACACGAGGtatgttgacacaaggtggaggaagcgaactagaaaattgtcaaGCAAATACTTGGACAGCAGTGGGGGGACAGGTAAGGAATGATCCGCCAAGAAAAAGGTTAtggagacagagaggggtatgtggaaaacagagatgTAAACCAAATCAGCATtggagacatacaggacgtttaagcaagaaatagccaaagaaaatatttacgataactctaagggaagctcattgttgtttgaggccaAGACAGGTGTACCTcgggtgtactgcggactaaaactTACCGAGCCAGATACCAATAGACTTGTTGTGCGAGgagtgtggagaggaggaggaaacggctgaactcCTGATGCTTGttaacaacttcaccctgcagttgactgtaacggggaactattcaaagctttgggttttaaagacagtgaaagtaaaatagactttgaacaggtagaaataactaaacggaggctatctgattggtggataatattaacgcaaaagtaaaggagtaaatacataggtatgcatgcatatagtaccattcaaggctaggtggcgcgcgccgccgctgcccgatagtgtccctgtatatgcccTCGCAGGGAGCTGCGGGAGCATACACAGGAGCACTACTGCCCGATGGTCCCTGAAGCCCTAGGATTCAGAGATAATAgcagtcatgtaaataaatacgcggtggaaattagcaaaaggcgattgaaggattggtggctcaaaagcagagaggtggcataaggttaaaaggatatgaagacgtatttaaagaaaactgACGATTTTAATAACGCACAACacaggtaaataaaaataaaaggcaaaagaaaaaaaactgagcattgtggcaactgccatcaccccgtttcaaaggggacgctcctaccttccatccatccatcccgccGCGGGCCATAGAATTAGCACTCGAATACGGTTGAGTGGAGCGAGCGGCaggggcggcgcatgctttgcagtgaggcgctgcgatcgaagtgggtAGAGCCGCATCACGGTTGCGCCGTTGGTAACTGCTGGCGAGTCTGCTCGGCGGGGTCGTTCGTACGGCTTCGCGCGCTACTGTTTGCGATCAGACCGCTCAAATGGTGTTTATAGTTGGATATGACATATATTTATGCTTTAGGAAaagatgcctttctttatttaatttttgtGATTTTTAATACCGCTCGGTGAatgcgcgtgcattgcggccccagtgtcggctttcattctgcgATGTTATTATACGGTTCCCTTTGgggaacaaatatttttcttgttcttcaagcagtatATATCTCTCttgtgtatttttgcgcatatagttcTTCATCAGTAGGTCTTAATTTTCGAAACGCAGAGGGAAAAGACATATGCAAACgccctgcttgccgcttcaaacagaTATAAAACCCATCCATCTAAACAAATAAGCCCCATCCGGCGCCCTGCactcagatttacgggaagtattcGGCACGCTTCGGCGCAtgccgaagctttccgacgcgtgccagtggttggggcattatagaaaaataaaagcaactacagtgcaacattccattcatgtttccgttTTCCTGGCGTAACAGAACGCGGAGGCACGCGTTATTTTATTGCGGTCGGcactcgggcgccgaaaacagttttaggtagctATGCTAttctttggcccgtaagccgcGTGATATTTTTTGTCCAGTCGATGCTTAACGACAATCAACgacaaaactcagtgcccttccactctgtgaagaaggatgacctgcgatgctgtgtatgtgggccccttgacgaactgcacctacgcttcaggtcggcccggtattgtgctgtcttcgggatcggcccacgaatggggagtgcttaacgcctgcgtcaccaccgccgcgggtcggcctggcattgcagtatcttcgggattttttcaACAAGCGGACGTGATAGCGGGGAAAGTAGCTCTTAAAAAAGTGGACATGGTGTTGCGTTGCTCGAGCTCATGGGTCCAAATCAGGTCGCagaattcgatgggaacgaaatgaaaaaaacgctcgtgtaattCCGTagggtgcctcataagcataTCCCCAGACGTAAAACGCTATACTTTGTTTAATTTAAAAAGAACAACATAAAAAGAAGCTAGCTGCGTCGTTCGGCCTTTTTCTAGGGGTGTAAACGatagaaattattctcgagtctgatttatGAGAAATCCATGTCCTGAGAAAAACATATTTCACacctaaatgtaatgccgttgCCGACTGTGCGTCCGCTCAATAAGCAGCTTCTGCAATATAAGCGGCTGCTTTCAATTATCCGGCgcactatcataaggacaataatgaGGCATtcaaaggaacggcatgcctcacatcaggcacgtacgcaggattttttttcgggggggaggggggggcaacccaaggtgaATACCTTGGGTTGCCCAACACATGTGACCCAGCCCAACACCcaacaaatgtgaataacgtccaccaCTCGACATAAAAATGCGTAAACCTACAAAAGAGAAATGAtaaggggccgtataacgtaaaactattccaaaatatctttattccaatctcctgacgtcaaatttgcgcaaccgccgacgcaagcatcggggggtcacccgcagggttgtctgaataaACCAATCAAATgttcccctcgttcataggaggtcaattttgtttgcttggaaaacgaataacatatATTGCCTGCGCtgtgcggcttgtcttatctaattggctcacaagaggtgaggagcaagctcaagcggagagggattcgataaggccgagccactgcactgaatatcgataaccggatgaagagagtggtgccggcgtctgcgattggtccgctttctcttacttcgcttgcggtggctcgtcgacaattaatcgcggcggcatgcaacggaagcttaaagggaagctgaactgttctccagaaaaaaatgagtgaagagctgtacgttatggttttcaaccctccgaatccgaatatcgcatcgaaagtgagcgaaagaaagcgcaaatatgttttatttcgacaaaaagtgcagcagcagactcgggcagctcgcgcgcctcgtttccgcctgcgattggtcgcgcgcctcgtgacgtcaacattggtgttcgtctggaccggccgctgccgccacacatgaagcacggtgcaaggtggtttggcgctgtggtttggtgagacggtaattggaaatttcgagagcttgcgtttctctgaggagttcggcgttgctccctacatgtatacgtagccggcctctccaagaagcaagagatgctggtagcaagcagtactttcgacgcgaacgaaagcgaagtgttagcatctcctcttgttagaaatgttctttggtgagtatgtttttttgcaaagctgtattcagtgATCCcgtgagttcgtttccgggcaaacaactgcactgttatgttcctgcatgcctcctcgtggaacgtaaggagGGTTGCGATCGTCAGCATTTGTGCGcagccccaaagctgtcggcaatctacacagacggtttacatgcgggaaatgttttccggctcttgtagcacgtgtagtggccttcatcagcgcgccatccgcacgctaatCGTAACCGGAGCCTTggcccaaccacacgcggtgaatcgtgcgcgcctggctgcgcgtcacgcgtctgcgaggccgtattccgtcggctacgtgagacagccgctttctctgtgcgcgagggggagcgcagcgtcctggcgtgcgccggctttcaaacacatgaaaactttacacttgcactgcattatggtagctgcatgttggctgttccacaacacacgtgcgaatagaaaattaacggcggtttgcgaccaaacctgcgtcaagggtgggagatgaacatgtactttccgttcagcgtgctaacacgaaggagctagcaataaACCAAtatccaggtttggacgagttcgtgtattcataaggtcttccaagaccagttaccatccatCCGCGCGCACCCGTCCCgcctttgtgcgttcgttgccccgaccttctcgcgctgcgtttagaaagcctgctagcagaaagtcgtactctcactcattcacgccttattgataaactctggtagtaatcgtcgtcacggaattggttagagcacagcactgttgttcttgagcgcttgaaattctttcgattcacagcagcctcccacttagctgcaagcttcttgtcttgcggggagTAATGGAACGTCGTTGCGACCGCTgatgttcgtgcaaccgtaggctgcacagaacgccggcaagATCGGCCCAcctcttcaattgatgctgcgcacgtcaactaccactctacataaacacaaacaaaggaatacaggctcgagcgaggcagattatgacggcacgcacgcagaaacaagcgtggTCAGgtacggtcgcggagactgcgaaggagcggaacaccagtgctgacgtcactacggcgcggtttccggtctccgctcgcatcgtcagcagcagcgcgcggcgctcgacggggggtggagcgacagcgcaattttaaccggcgattacgtcgttcctaagtgaaaaattccgcccaaaattttacctgcatagtttataaggttcccgcatccgtatatgagcatcttgttgaattcgacagactcttcagcttccctttaagaatgacgctaaaacggatcttcagcaaaaaagagttggcagaacgaggtcgtaaacctgccgaaagttctcgaaaacgttacacggccacacaaaaagttttattacacgcaaataaacccatgctttccggcacgAGTGAGCtatagccagtgccagagcgataggcggcagccatcttttattcctttcggaacggggcagcctattcagaagaaaatgcagttttgttcggcgtattaatgcatctttcacgcgtacacgtcactttgacgcggtaagttcttgctgttttgtgacgtcgcgtgagagacaggtgaagtgggtgcagcccgaaaacttttgaccaatagccgagtgctaatggcgaaaaggcgtcgaatcagaaataactatttttgttttgttcggtcaaattatgcataatgagtgtgtacacgtcatatcagatggggagctatcgcggttttcgtgacgtcgtgcgACAGACAGGtggagtgggggtggtccaaaaaagtttttgaccagtcacggtgggctgattgcagaatagcaaagtttggaatagtttgacgttatagcgcccaagagagagagagagagagagaaaatgataaatgaaaggtagggaggttaaccaggactgagcccggttggctaccctacactggggaaagggaaagggggacggagagattaaaagaagagaaagtccactggagatatcagtcggtcactcagtccggatcaccgacgctgactcaatcctgtcgCTTTCAAATATAGCAGccgcgcttttgtggccttttgtagctgcgatatg
It includes:
- the LOC126523421 gene encoding coiled-coil domain-containing protein 28B isoform X4, which encodes MLRLKESTSKAGYLRLAMDGNAAAESAAAASGDEAVASVGHESEDSEVAAVPTSAHANSVLLAPPSSSGDPFPRGESAFELSRHLSKSPLARVQSEAAEDKSPRPKMEFKPTPRRAPRNGKVGGGGGPAESDGSRAGNAACEQHSFLTDVTDVRQMEQGLLQLLHDFHSGKLQAFGKDCTFEKMEHVREQQERLARLHFELNAQQEHCGPESEEGRQLAKDNLTKLIEN